Genomic window (bacterium):
TTCCAGCGGCCCTGTTTGCTCCTCTTAGCAAACCTTGCCTAATATCTTTCCCCCCACTTTTTTATCTAAGATTTCCCAAAAGCCTTTCAAATCTTCAAAAACTCAAGAAAAATCGAGAAAATTTATCATTGGCCTTAATCCCAAGAATGAGGGCCACTCTCCCTATGATCCAGCCCTTAAGCTCACTGAGGATGGAACTCCATAGTTGGAGCCTTTCGCTCATCCGCACCCCGCGACCCATTGCTCTGCAATGGGTACCCCGAAAATGCGAACCCAAAGGGTTCGAGCGAAGCGTCATTTTGGTTATCGGCTCCAGCATAAAAGAAGTTTTTGCGAAGCAAAAATTTGCCTGCCTGTGCTGAAGGCAAACAGGGGTAAGTGCCGTATAAGACACGAACTCACAACCTAATTCTAAGGAATAGGATGGATCCAGCCCTTTTGGAAAAAGGGCTGTGACTTTTATGCTGTGTTATACGCATGGGCCGTGCCTATCACCATACAATCTCCAATCCTATCTCTCTCAGAGTCTTATCCCCAGTTATTAAAGGGAAATTCAAATGCATTGAGGTAGCAGCAATTAATCTATCCCAAGGATCAGCGACTCTTTCTCTTGTAATTCTTTTACTTCTTTCAATGATCGGCAGACACAGTGGCTCAATTCTATAATTTTTCGATGAAGACACCATTGCAAGAAAACTGTCAAAGTCAACAACAATTCTTTTCTTTTCAATGAGATAGAGTAACTCAAAAAAGACAATACAAGGAATGAAAATATAATCCTGAAAATTATCCACTTTTTGAAAGATTCCTTTCGCCTGAGTGGAAAGTTT
Coding sequences:
- a CDS encoding type II toxin-antitoxin system VapC family toxin, which translates into the protein MPFVTDTHSLVWYMTDDPKLSTQAKGIFQKVDNFQDYIFIPCIVFFELLYLIEKKRIVVDFDSFLAMVSSSKNYRIEPLCLPIIERSKRITRERVADPWDRLIAATSMHLNFPLITGDKTLREIGLEIVW